GCCCTCCGGTCCGGCGACGACGCCGCAGGCCTCGTCGGGGTGGTCCTTGCGGGCGTGTTCCACGATCTGGTCGTACAGGGCCTGGGTGAGGGTCAGCATGCCGCCCAGAATATGCGGGTGGGCCACCCCGTATCGATGGTCGATACGGGGTGGCCCACATGCTGGAACGGGTGAGGCGGAACCTCAGTCGCGGGAGCCGGCCTCGGCCTTCTGGGCGGTCCGCTGGAAGGCGGTGCCCTGCGGGTTGCGGGAGCGCAGGACCAGGTACGACAGGAGCATGATCGCGCCCCAGATCGGCGCGCAGTACAGCGAGATGCGCGAGTCCTTGTCGATGCCCATCATCACGATGACCATCGCGATGAAGGCCAGCGCGAACCAGCTGGTCCACGGGGCGCCCGGCGCCCGGAACTCGGAGGCGGGCAGTTCGCCGCGGTCGGCCTTGGCGCGGTAGCGGAGCTGGCAGATCAGGATCATGATCCAGGCCCACATACCGGAGATGGTGGCGAAGGAGACGACGTAGTCGAAGGCCTTGCCGGGCCACTGGTAGTTGATCCAGACGCCGACCATCATCAGGGCCGCCGAGAAGGTGGTGCCGATCAGCGGGGTGCCGGCCTTGGTCAGGCGCGTGAACAGCTTCGGGCCCTGGCCGTTGAGCGCGAGGCCGCGCAGCATCCGGCCGGTGGAGTACATACCGGAGTTGCAGGAGGAGAGCGCGGCCGTGAGGACCACGAAGTTCACGATGCCCGCGCCCGCGGCGAGGCCCATCTTGTCGAAGGCGGCCACGAACGGTGAGACGCCCGGCTGGAAGTGGGTCCACGGCACGACCGAGAGGATCATGATCAGGGCGCCGAGGTAGAAGACGGCGATGCGCCACGGCACGGTGTTGATCGCCTTGGGCAGGGTCTTCTTCGGGTCCTTGGACTCGCCCGCGGTGACGCCGACCAGTTCGACGGCGAGGAAGGCGAACATCACGATCTGCAGGGTCATCAGGGTGCCGCCGAGGCCCTTGGGGAAGAACCCGCCCTCGGACCACAGCAGGCTCATGCTCGCGCTGTCCCCGGCGTCGGAGAAGCCGATGGTGAGGATG
This is a stretch of genomic DNA from Streptomyces sp. NA04227. It encodes these proteins:
- a CDS encoding amino acid permease, which gives rise to MTSARVDKQHDGTAAAGAPHAPDGEGYQRGLGARQIQMIAIGGAIGTGLFLGAGKAISKAGPSLILAYAIAGLVIFFIMRALGELLMYRPVSGSFADYAREFVGPFAGYVTGWTYWLFWVVTGITEVTAAAEYMTYWFDIPQWVSALIFTLILYGANLISVKLFGELEFWFSMVKVTAIIGMILICAGILTIGFSDAGDSASMSLLWSEGGFFPKGLGGTLMTLQIVMFAFLAVELVGVTAGESKDPKKTLPKAINTVPWRIAVFYLGALIMILSVVPWTHFQPGVSPFVAAFDKMGLAAGAGIVNFVVLTAALSSCNSGMYSTGRMLRGLALNGQGPKLFTRLTKAGTPLIGTTFSAALMMVGVWINYQWPGKAFDYVVSFATISGMWAWIMILICQLRYRAKADRGELPASEFRAPGAPWTSWFALAFIAMVIVMMGIDKDSRISLYCAPIWGAIMLLSYLVLRSRNPQGTAFQRTAQKAEAGSRD